Proteins encoded by one window of Enterobacter pseudoroggenkampii:
- a CDS encoding aldo/keto reductase — protein sequence MRYQKLGNTGLFVSELCLGTMTFGGEDGMWGKIGQLKQNEAEQLVGRALDAGINFIDTADVYSEGRSETILGQALKNLNVPRENVVVATKVFGETGTAGVNSRGSSRYHIISSVKESLRRLQLDHIDLYQLHGFDPATPIEETLYALDNLVQHGHVRYIGVSNWAAWQIAKALGISERLGLARFASLQAYYTIAGRDLERELVPMMQSEGVGLMVWSPLAGGLLSGKYGRDGQSEAGGRRLEFDFPPVNKDRAFDCVDVMRTIAESKGVSVAQIALAWLLHQKAVTSVIIGAKRVEQLDDNIAATGILLSEDELKQLDAVSALPREYPGWMLERQGEYRRNQLAQQ from the coding sequence ATGCGTTATCAAAAACTGGGCAACACCGGACTGTTTGTTTCTGAACTGTGCCTCGGCACCATGACCTTCGGTGGTGAAGACGGCATGTGGGGCAAGATTGGCCAGCTTAAGCAAAACGAAGCCGAGCAGCTGGTGGGCCGCGCGCTGGATGCGGGCATTAACTTCATCGATACCGCTGACGTCTATTCGGAAGGGCGCTCGGAGACGATCCTCGGGCAGGCGCTGAAAAACCTCAACGTCCCGCGCGAAAATGTGGTGGTTGCCACCAAGGTGTTCGGCGAAACGGGCACCGCCGGGGTGAACTCGCGCGGCAGCTCGCGGTATCACATCATCAGCAGCGTGAAGGAGAGCCTGCGCCGCCTGCAGCTCGATCATATCGATCTCTATCAGCTTCACGGTTTCGACCCGGCCACGCCGATTGAGGAGACGCTGTATGCGCTGGATAATCTGGTGCAGCATGGCCACGTGCGCTATATCGGCGTCTCGAACTGGGCGGCGTGGCAGATTGCCAAAGCGCTGGGTATTTCCGAGCGTCTCGGGCTGGCGCGTTTCGCATCACTCCAGGCGTATTACACCATCGCCGGACGCGATCTGGAGCGCGAGCTGGTGCCGATGATGCAGAGCGAAGGCGTCGGGCTGATGGTCTGGAGCCCGCTGGCGGGCGGCCTGCTGAGCGGAAAATATGGCCGCGACGGGCAGAGCGAAGCCGGTGGTCGTCGTCTGGAGTTTGACTTCCCGCCGGTGAATAAAGATCGCGCCTTCGACTGCGTGGACGTAATGCGGACTATCGCCGAAAGCAAGGGCGTCTCCGTCGCGCAAATCGCGCTGGCGTGGCTGCTACATCAAAAAGCGGTGACCAGCGTGATTATTGGCGCGAAACGCGTTGAACAGCTGGACGACAACATTGCCGCCACCGGTATCCTTCTCAGCGAAGACGAGCTTAAACAGCTGGATGCGGTCAGCGCGCTGCCGCGGGAATATCCTGGCTGGATGCTGGAGCGTCAGGGAGAGTATCGCCGTAATCAGCTCGCGCAACAGTAA
- a CDS encoding glycoside hydrolase family 1 protein — protein sequence MINSLPTNFLWGNSVSSMQTEGAWNEGGKGMSVYDIREAGENVSDWKVATDSYHRYREDFDLMQDLGMNCYRFQISWSRVCPQGDGPFNDEGIAFYDRFIDDLIARGIEPMICLYHFDMPLALAQEYNGFNDRRVMDAFIRYGKKMIDCYGDRVKYWLTFNEQNIFHMPEAFRISGYMKGEKTLRELYELQHHTMVAHMALTEYLHRTRPGQLMGGMLAHQLIYPATCKPRDIFCAQQYDEFLNQNLLRVFAGQGYSPAVMAVVEQEGFGDIYRAEDLALFARTKNDYMAFSYYASKTLDSDAIPEGTPVNYYLLHGEKNNPYLKATEWNWQIDPLGFRTIITRYANDWRLPVFPIENGIGVIESWDGVNPIEDTYRIDYHRAHIEAMKAAMFEDGAEVIGYLGWGLIDILSSQGDMRKRYGVVYVNRENHDLKDLKRVPKKSYAWLKQVIHTNGREM from the coding sequence ATGATCAATTCATTGCCGACCAACTTTTTGTGGGGCAACTCAGTGTCCAGCATGCAGACGGAAGGGGCCTGGAACGAGGGCGGGAAAGGCATGTCGGTATACGACATTCGTGAAGCCGGGGAGAACGTCTCCGACTGGAAAGTGGCGACCGACTCCTACCACCGCTACCGGGAAGATTTTGACCTGATGCAGGATCTGGGCATGAACTGCTACCGCTTCCAGATCTCATGGAGCCGCGTCTGCCCGCAGGGTGACGGCCCGTTCAACGACGAAGGCATCGCATTTTACGACCGCTTTATTGACGATCTGATCGCCCGCGGCATCGAGCCGATGATCTGCCTGTACCATTTCGACATGCCGCTGGCGCTGGCGCAGGAGTACAACGGCTTCAACGACCGCCGCGTAATGGACGCCTTTATCCGCTATGGCAAAAAGATGATCGACTGTTATGGCGACCGCGTGAAGTACTGGCTGACCTTCAACGAGCAGAACATCTTCCATATGCCGGAAGCGTTCCGTATTTCCGGCTATATGAAAGGCGAGAAAACCCTGCGCGAGCTGTACGAGCTGCAGCACCATACCATGGTGGCACACATGGCGCTAACCGAATACCTGCACCGGACCAGACCGGGCCAGCTGATGGGCGGCATGCTGGCGCACCAACTGATCTACCCGGCTACCTGCAAACCGCGAGATATCTTCTGCGCCCAGCAGTATGACGAGTTTCTCAACCAGAACCTGCTGCGCGTCTTCGCAGGGCAGGGCTACAGCCCGGCGGTGATGGCGGTGGTGGAACAGGAGGGCTTTGGTGATATCTACCGTGCCGAGGACCTGGCCCTGTTCGCCCGTACAAAGAACGACTATATGGCCTTCAGCTATTACGCCAGCAAAACGCTGGACAGCGATGCGATCCCGGAAGGCACGCCGGTGAACTATTACCTGCTGCACGGCGAGAAAAATAACCCGTACCTGAAGGCCACCGAGTGGAACTGGCAGATCGATCCGCTGGGCTTCCGCACCATCATCACCCGCTACGCCAACGACTGGCGCCTGCCGGTGTTCCCGATCGAGAACGGCATTGGGGTGATTGAGTCATGGGACGGCGTGAACCCGATTGAGGACACCTACCGCATCGACTATCACCGGGCGCACATCGAGGCCATGAAAGCGGCGATGTTCGAGGACGGGGCAGAGGTCATTGGCTACCTCGGCTGGGGATTGATCGACATTCTCAGCTCCCAGGGCGACATGCGTAAGCGCTACGGCGTGGTCTATGTCAACCGGGAAAACCACGACCTGAAAGACCTGAAGCGCGTGCCGAAGAAGAGCTACGCGTGGTTAAAACAGGTTATCCATACCAACGGACGCGAGATGTAA
- a CDS encoding PTS sugar transporter subunit IIC, with protein MSETKITPHMQSFVDKFVEFSARLANQVHLRSLRDAFATVMPIFILAGLAVLVNNVVFPWIFHGDTLAHFKVWGEAIINGTLNIAALLLAPMIAWSLARNKDFDNPVSAVVIAVSSFIIMMPMRLQITPVGSDTTVNVTQVLTFANIGSTGIFAGVLIGLLSTELFIAISRLKALHISLGENVPPAVSKSFTALIPTILTLSLFAVLAAVLANVLHTDLIHLITTFIQQPLRLINTSLPGTIFIYSFGNFLFTLGIHQSVVNSVVLEPFLLINTNENMLAFANGQPIPHIINNIFVPTFGMVGGTGSTISLLIAIFIFSRQQSAKQVARLSLAPGLFNINEPVIFGLPIVFNLPLMIPFVLLPAIGIYFAWLCTTLGLMSRCVVMIPWTTPPILSAWLATAGDWRAVVVQLAIIVFGVFFYLPFLKIAERVALKNSGIEN; from the coding sequence ATGTCTGAAACAAAAATCACACCGCACATGCAGTCCTTTGTCGATAAATTTGTCGAGTTTTCGGCGCGCCTGGCAAACCAGGTGCACCTGCGCTCCCTGCGCGACGCCTTCGCCACGGTGATGCCGATTTTCATCCTCGCCGGTCTGGCGGTGCTGGTGAACAACGTGGTGTTTCCGTGGATTTTTCACGGCGATACGCTGGCACACTTCAAAGTGTGGGGCGAGGCGATTATCAACGGCACGCTGAACATTGCCGCGCTGCTGCTGGCCCCGATGATTGCCTGGTCGCTGGCGCGCAACAAAGATTTCGACAATCCGGTCTCGGCAGTGGTTATCGCCGTCAGCAGCTTTATCATCATGATGCCGATGCGCTTGCAGATTACGCCCGTCGGCAGCGATACCACGGTGAACGTCACCCAGGTGCTGACGTTCGCCAATATCGGCTCCACCGGGATTTTTGCCGGCGTGCTGATTGGGCTGCTCTCAACGGAACTGTTTATCGCTATTTCGCGGCTTAAGGCGCTGCACATTTCGCTGGGGGAAAACGTGCCTCCGGCGGTGAGCAAATCTTTTACCGCGCTGATCCCGACCATCCTCACGCTCTCGCTGTTTGCTGTGCTGGCGGCAGTGCTGGCAAACGTGCTGCATACGGATCTGATCCATCTCATTACGACCTTTATCCAGCAGCCGCTGCGGCTGATCAACACCAGCCTGCCCGGGACGATTTTCATCTACAGCTTCGGCAACTTCTTGTTCACGCTCGGTATTCATCAGTCGGTGGTCAACAGCGTGGTGCTGGAGCCGTTCCTGCTGATCAATACCAACGAAAATATGCTGGCCTTCGCCAACGGTCAGCCCATTCCGCACATCATCAACAATATCTTCGTGCCGACGTTCGGCATGGTAGGCGGCACGGGCAGCACGATCTCGCTACTGATCGCCATCTTTATCTTCTCCCGACAACAGTCGGCGAAGCAGGTGGCGCGTCTCTCGCTGGCGCCGGGCCTGTTTAACATCAACGAGCCGGTGATTTTTGGCCTGCCGATCGTGTTTAACCTGCCGCTGATGATCCCGTTTGTGCTGCTACCCGCCATCGGCATCTATTTCGCCTGGCTCTGTACCACGCTGGGGTTAATGTCGCGCTGCGTGGTGATGATCCCGTGGACCACGCCGCCGATCCTGAGCGCCTGGCTGGCCACGGCGGGGGACTGGCGGGCGGTGGTGGTGCAGTTGGCAATCATCGTATTTGGTGTATTCTTCTACCTGCCTTTCCTCAAAATTGCCGAGCGAGTGGCGTTGAAAAACAGCGGGATAGAAAACTAA
- a CDS encoding GntR family transcriptional regulator, whose amino-acid sequence MAAKYITIAREIKKRIISQQYAANEPLPDQFALAAEFSSSRMTIQQAMRQLIVEGLVYTRQGQGTFIRKNFLQLSQWDLSGSDYFGATKTWAHLGTVTSQVVHFELRFPNEKEQASLMINADAPIYDFIRLRLLNGEPMSLDSTVMPMNLVPGLTKNHLEASVFQYVQETLGLKIMGSYRVVRALKPSALDREHLVCEETDPVLEVEQVIYLEDGTPLEYAHCHYRYDHGGIVIVNNG is encoded by the coding sequence ATGGCGGCGAAGTACATCACCATAGCGCGGGAAATTAAGAAACGCATTATCAGCCAGCAGTACGCCGCCAACGAACCCCTGCCGGACCAGTTTGCGCTGGCGGCGGAGTTCAGCTCCAGCCGGATGACCATTCAGCAGGCGATGCGCCAGCTGATCGTCGAAGGTCTGGTCTATACCCGTCAGGGCCAGGGCACGTTCATCCGTAAAAACTTCCTCCAGCTCTCGCAGTGGGATCTCTCCGGCAGCGACTACTTTGGCGCGACCAAAACCTGGGCACATCTGGGCACGGTCACGAGCCAGGTGGTGCATTTCGAGCTGCGCTTTCCTAATGAAAAAGAGCAGGCGTCGCTGATGATTAACGCCGATGCGCCGATCTATGACTTTATTCGACTCCGTTTGCTGAACGGTGAACCGATGTCGCTGGATTCCACGGTGATGCCGATGAATCTGGTCCCGGGCCTGACGAAAAACCATCTTGAAGCTTCAGTGTTCCAGTACGTTCAGGAAACGCTGGGGCTGAAAATTATGGGGTCGTACCGGGTGGTGCGGGCGCTTAAGCCCAGCGCACTGGACAGAGAGCATCTGGTCTGCGAGGAAACCGATCCGGTGCTGGAGGTGGAGCAGGTGATTTATCTGGAGGATGGCACGCCGCTGGAGTATGCCCACTGCCACTATCGCTACGACCACGGCGGGATCGTGATCGTGAATAACGGGTAA
- a CDS encoding glycosyltransferase: protein MISINLTTTKSRLYLCSQTVWSLANQSKKVDQIVVWVSSTPYLSDEGITEEPEWAQKIRQTGTNLVFKWVKNTGPYRKLFPALQAATEDDILIYADDDAIYNEIWAETLLDDFYRHNQKYVVAARVRETVKKKKELLDTYRNFPLITVPKVVEQNYIITGLGGVVLKKNMIPEYFHFNEDFITVCPRADDIWISKLIQLTKTPVYVSAQSIRFVHEIIHDYGLSRENTSKIKRSWFQKIRFTFKPGQIQHLCQNDLYIKDTDSYFESCA, encoded by the coding sequence ATGATTAGCATTAACTTAACAACAACAAAATCGCGCCTTTATCTCTGTTCGCAAACAGTGTGGTCACTGGCGAACCAGAGTAAGAAGGTCGATCAAATTGTTGTGTGGGTCTCCAGTACACCTTATCTCAGTGACGAAGGCATCACTGAGGAGCCGGAATGGGCGCAGAAAATTCGCCAGACGGGCACCAACCTGGTTTTTAAATGGGTTAAGAACACCGGCCCTTATCGGAAATTGTTTCCGGCGCTGCAAGCAGCAACCGAAGACGATATTCTGATTTATGCCGATGATGACGCAATCTATAACGAAATTTGGGCAGAAACACTGCTGGATGATTTTTATCGCCACAATCAAAAATATGTGGTTGCCGCGCGGGTGCGTGAAACAGTAAAGAAGAAGAAAGAACTTCTTGATACCTATCGTAATTTCCCGCTTATCACCGTGCCAAAAGTCGTTGAGCAGAACTATATCATCACCGGTCTTGGTGGCGTTGTGCTCAAGAAAAATATGATCCCGGAATATTTCCATTTTAACGAAGATTTTATTACGGTTTGTCCTCGCGCGGATGATATTTGGATCAGCAAACTGATTCAGCTAACCAAAACACCTGTCTATGTTTCTGCACAAAGCATTCGTTTTGTTCATGAAATAATCCATGACTATGGATTATCGCGCGAGAATACCAGCAAAATAAAACGTTCCTGGTTTCAAAAAATCCGTTTTACATTTAAGCCTGGTCAAATCCAGCATCTGTGTCAGAACGATCTTTACATAAAAGACACGGACAGCTATTTCGAGTCGTGCGCCTGA
- the ldtB gene encoding L,D-transpeptidase — protein MNMKLTALFAAALAVVGFCKTASAVTYPLPTDGSRLVGQNQVVTVPEGNSQPLEYFAAQYQLGLSNMLEANPGVDPYLPKAGTVLNIPQQLILPDTVHEGIVINSAEMRLYYYPKGTNTVIVLPIGIGQLGKDTPMNWTTKVERKKAGPTWTPTAKMHAEYIAAGEPLPAVVPAGPDNPMGLYALYIGRLYAIHGTNANFGIGLRVSHGCVRLRNDDIKFLFENVPVGTRVQFINEPVKATSEPDGSRYIEVHNPLSTSEDQINNNEVVPVTLNSAVQAVTSQPDVETAIVDQAVQNRSGMPVRLN, from the coding sequence ATGAACATGAAATTAACAGCGCTTTTTGCGGCGGCGTTAGCCGTAGTAGGTTTTTGTAAGACCGCGTCTGCGGTGACGTATCCCCTGCCGACCGACGGAAGCCGTCTGGTGGGTCAAAACCAGGTGGTGACGGTTCCTGAAGGTAACTCTCAGCCGCTGGAGTATTTCGCTGCGCAGTACCAGCTGGGCCTGTCTAACATGCTGGAAGCGAACCCGGGCGTTGACCCGTACCTGCCGAAAGCAGGTACAGTGCTGAATATTCCTCAGCAGCTGATCCTGCCGGATACCGTTCATGAAGGTATCGTGATTAACAGCGCCGAAATGCGTCTGTACTACTACCCGAAAGGCACCAACACCGTTATCGTGCTGCCAATCGGTATCGGCCAGCTGGGTAAAGACACCCCAATGAACTGGACCACCAAAGTTGAGCGTAAGAAAGCGGGCCCAACCTGGACGCCGACCGCCAAAATGCACGCAGAATACATCGCGGCGGGCGAACCGTTGCCAGCCGTTGTACCGGCAGGCCCGGATAACCCAATGGGCCTGTACGCGCTGTACATTGGTCGTCTGTATGCGATCCACGGCACCAACGCCAACTTCGGTATCGGCCTGCGCGTGAGCCACGGCTGCGTGCGCCTGCGTAACGACGACATCAAATTCCTGTTCGAAAACGTGCCGGTCGGTACGCGCGTGCAGTTCATCAACGAACCGGTGAAAGCGACCTCTGAACCAGACGGCAGCCGCTACATCGAAGTGCACAACCCGCTGTCCACCAGCGAGGACCAGATCAACAACAACGAAGTCGTTCCTGTTACGCTGAACAGCGCGGTGCAGGCGGTGACGTCTCAGCCAGATGTCGAAACGGCGATTGTTGACCAGGCCGTGCAGAACCGCTCCGGTATGCCGGTGCGTTTGAACTGA